The region CTTTCTAAGCTTCTTCAGTAATCAGAACTCTATCTTGGCCATCAAGTTCTGCCATCTCTACGATGATTTCTTCAGAACGACTGGTTGGGATATTTTTCCCAACGTAATCTGGACGGATTGGCAATTCTCTATGTCCACGATCGACTAAGACTGCTAAACTCACGCGCGCAGGACGTCCATGTCCTACAATATTATCAATAGCGGCGCGGATGGTACGGCCTGTATAAAGCACATCATCCACCAAGATAACTTCACGGTCTGTCACATCGACAGAAACCAAAGAAGTATCTTCTCCACTTTTAACATCATCACGGAAAGGTTTCGTATCCAATTCCACAACAGGAACTGAAAGATTTTCTAGCTGCTCCAAACGTTCTTGGATACGGTGGGCGATAAAGACACCGCGAGTTTTAATACCAGCCAAGACGATTTTATTCAAATCTTTGTTGCGTTCGATAATCTCATAAGTAATACGCGTAATCGCTCGTTTGACGGTCAATTCGTCTACAACTTCTTTTGTCTTCATGACAAACCTCCAAAAAGAAAAGTCTCCTTAAACAAGGAGACTTGAAATGTATAGCTAAGCAAGCCCTACTGCAAACAGTATAGACTTCACCCTTCTACTTTATCGCGCTCCTTGCCTGCCTCACGGGACAGGTTTAAAGGAATATTTAGTTATCAATTACTATAGCACAAAGCATGCTTAAAATCAAGCAAAAACTTTCGATGTTTCATCTTACAAATTGCTAAAATCATATAATTGTGGGTACTGGTCACACTCTGGATTTTTAGGGTGACAGATGGCTCTTCCAAAATAAATCATGGCCTGATGGGCTGCTAACCACTTCTCAGGTGGCAAGATATCCATGACCCGCTTTTCCACCTCAAGTGGTGTCGCTGATTTTTTGACAATATCGTGGTGCTTACAAATACGCTCCACATGGGTATCGACCGCAAAGGCTGGAATCCCAAATCCCACACTCATGACAACATTGGCTGTCTTGCGACCAACACCTGCCAGACTTTCCAATTCCTCACGTGTCTGAGGAACTTGACCATCAAAATCATCTAATAGTTGTTGGGCACATTTTTTAAGGAATTTAGCTTTATTCCGATACAATCCCAAACGAGAAATGTGTGAAGCAATCTCATTCTCTGTCGCCACAGACATGGCTTGGGGCGTTGGAAAGGCAGCAAAGAGACCTGGTGTGGCCTTATTTACCGCTGCATCCGTCGTCTGGGCTGACAACATGACCGCAACCAAGAGTTCAAAATGATTGGTAAAATCAAGACTGGGCTTGGCATCTGGAAAAAGAGCAATGATTTCTTCTAGCACCTTCCGTGCTCGTTTTTTTGACAAGACCATTATTCGTCTCCGTCAAATAGTCCTTGCAAGCCAGCAAAAGGACTGTTTTCTTCTTTCTTGACTGCTTGTTGAGCTTGGTATTCTTCCTCAGTCATGATTTGCCAGTCATTTCCTGACACAAATCCTTGACCAGCCTCTTCTTCAGCCGTCAAGACCTTAATAGGAATATTTAGTAGGATATTGTCTGATACGCTCTCAGCAAGGTCAAGTTCTCCATTTTCGATAGGCAAGACCAAATCATCGTCTAAAACTTCCTGATCTAGTTGGTTAGTTGCGCCTTCCATGAAAACTTCCGTTACTGGATAAGATTCAACTAACTCAACTGGCTCCATACTGCGACTTGAAGCAAGAACAATGGTATAAGATAGTTGATAGTCTAAGAAATACATACGGTCTTCGTACTGTACTTTTCCAACTGCAAGGATATCTTTTACATCTAAAATTTCTTGATTACGTGCACGCAGGTCTGCGGCTAGGTCTAACGTTTGTTCAAAATGCAAGCCTTCAGGTTGCTTACGAATTTCTTGAATATTTAATTTCATACTTCCTCCATAAAGATTTACTCTCTTGATTATACCACGAAAAGGCTACAAATCAGCCCACCAAACTTTATAATTAAAATTCATTTTTTAACATATTTACTATGACATTTTTGTTTTTTAGTGCTATACTATAGGCAATAATACATCAGAGCAAGGAGGATGCTCACATGGAAAACAAAGAACTCATTGCTAATGCAACCCAACTCCTATCCGAGTTAAATAAAAGTTTCCAAAGCTGCAAACAGGGTACGGCAGATGATATTCGACTGCAAGAGCTGCTAAATACTACTCTGCAAGAGCTCAAAAAAGCGGAAAAGTTGAACAACAGTATCTTAATCGATCTTGAGAAATTTTACCAACGTACCAGTCTTCTGATAGGCCTCGGTAGCCTAAAACTCAACGATCAAGCACGCACTGCTTGGCGAAACTATGACAAGTTCCATTACGAGCATGTCAAACACGTACTAACTCTTTATGGACCTGTTTTCGGATTTTAGAGATTAGAATTGTCGGTTTTCTGTTGACAAAATATCCTGAAAGGTATAGTATAGAGATACTAATACTCGGAGGTAAGGGAGACATGAACAACTAAGTCTATCAAATAAAGAACCTTTATTTAGTAGATCTTGTTTTTGTCTCTTTTTGTGTGCTCTTTTTGTACTAGATTTTCTAGTACTTTATCATCTATGAAAATCAAAAAACTAGAAAGCTATGCTCCTCTTGGGTTGGGTTAGGCAACTCCAAGCTAGTTTGACGAGTTTTTCAACGAGGATAATAGAGTTTTGACAGTGACTTTGGGCTCTACTAGATAAAGTAGAGCTTTTTGTTATGCACTATCGACATTCTAGAAAGGGCAACAATATGATAAAAATCAATCATCTAACCATCACTCAAAACAAAGATCTACGAGATCTTGTATCTGACCTAACCATGACTATCCAAGACGGGGAAAAAGTTGCTATTATTGGTGAAGAAGGAAATGGCAAATCAACCTTGCTTAAAACTTTAATGGGGGAAGCTTTGCCTGATTTCACTATCAGGGGAGACATTCAGTATGATTATCAGTCACTGGCCTATATTCCTCAAAAACTTCCCGAGGAGCTGAAAAAGAAAACTCTACACGACTACTTCTTTTTAGATTCTCTTGATTTAGACTACAGTATCCTCTATCGTTTGGCTGAGGAATTGCATTTTGATGGCGATCGCTTCGCTAGCAACCAAGAGATTGGCAGTCTATCAGGGGGCGAAGCTTTGAAAATTCAGCTCATCCATGAGTTAGCCAAACCCTTTGAGATTCTATTTTTAGATGAACCTTCAAATGACCTAGACCTTGAGACGGTTGATTGGCTAAAAAGACAGATACAAAAGATGAGGCAAACCGTTATTTTCATTTCCCATGATGAAGACTTTCTTTCTGAAACGGCTGATACTATTGTCCACTTGCGACTGTTCAAGCACCGTAAAGAAGCGGAAACACTAGTAGAGCATTTAGACTATGATTGCTATAGTGAGCAGAGAAAGGCTAATTTTGCCAAACAAAGCAAGCAAGCTGCTAACGACCAAAGAGCCTACGATAAAACCATGGAAAAACATCGACGAGTCAAGCAAAATGTAGAAACTGCGCTTCGAGCTACTAAAGACAGTACTGCCGGTCGCCTATTGGCTAAAAAGATGAAAACTGTCCTCTCACAAGAAAAACGCTACGAAAAAGCAGCTCAGTCCATGACACAAAAGCCACTTGAAGAAGAACAAATCCAACTTTTCTTCTCGGACATCCAACCATTACCGACTTCTAAAGTCTTAATCCAGCTGGAAAAGGAAAGTTTGTCCATTAGAGAGCGTGTTTTAGCGCAAGAACTACAACTAACTGTCCGTGGCCAAGAAAAAATCGGTATCATTGGGCCAAATGGTATTGGAAAATCGACTCTGCTAGCCAAATTACAGCAACTTCTGAATGATAAAAGAGAGATTTCCCTTGGTTTTATGCCACAAGATTACCACAAAAAACTGCAATTGGATTTATCACCAATAGCCTACCTCAGCAAAACTGGAGAAAAAGAGGAACTACAGAAAATCCAATCTCACTTAGCCAGTCTCAATTTCAGTTATCCAGAAATGCAGCATCAAATTCGCTCCTTATCTGGCGGACAACAGGGAAAACTCCTGCTTTTGGATTTAGTCTTGCGCAAACCAAACTTTCTCCTGCTGGATGAACCAACACGAAACTTTTCACCCACTTCTCAACCCGAAATTAGAAAACTCTTTGCCACTTATCCAGGCGGTCTCATCACTGTTTCGCATGACAGGCGTTTCTTAAAAGATGTCTGTTCAATCATCTATCGCTTAACAGAACACGGTCTGGAGGTAGTTAATTTAGACGATTTATAAATTTGCAACATAGCAGATAGATGGTGCAAAAACACAATTTTAGGAGAAAAAGAAGTAAATCTTCCCATAATAAAACGCATAATATCAAGTTTTTTGCACACCTGATATTATGCGTTTTTCAGATTTTAAAGACTTTTTCCCAGCCTTCATTTTACATATGTTTTAAACGTTCAATCCGTTCTGAGATAGGTGGGTGGGTATAAAAGAGTTTTTGGAACCCTCCACCTTTCTTAGGATCATTGATATAAAGTGCACTGCTGGCATCATCGACAGGACGACTCATCGGTTTACTATTATCCAACTTACGTAGAGCATTAATCATCCCTTGAGGATTGCGGGTCAACTCGACACTGGAAGCATCAGCTAGAAATTCCCTCTGACGAGAAATAGCTAGTTGCACCAATGTTGCAGCGAGAGGTGCCAGCACAATTGCAAGTAGGGAAACCACTAGCATAATGATTTCTAAGCCATTTCCATCTCGGTCATCATCACTTCGTCTGCGACCTGCTCCACCCCACCACATCATACGACCTGCCATACTAGAAAGCATGGTGATAGCACTAGCAAGGGCGACAGCAATAGTTGAAATGCGGATATCGTAGTTACGAATATGACTGACTTCATGTCCCATAACAGCTTCTAGTTCTTCACGATTCATGATAGCTAGGAGACCTGACGTCGCAGCAACCGCCGCATTTTGGGGGTTAGAACCTGTCGCAAAGGCATTTAAGGCTGGATCATCAATGATGAAAACACGTGGCATAGGAATCTGAGCCACCATAGCCATATCTTCTACTACATGGTAGAGGTCTGGTGCCGTTTGTTCATCCACCTCACGCGCTCCATTCATGGACATGACAATCTCTGTCGATTGAAAAATCATGGACAAGGCATAGATAAAGCCGATAATCAGTGCGATAACCAAACCACCAATCCCAGACCGCATAAAGAGGTAACCAACCGCATAGCCAACAAGAGCTAAGAGTAGGAAAAATACCAGCAACAAAATCCAGGTTTTTCGTTTATTGCTTGCAATTTGATCAAACAACATCTTAGTCACCTAAACCGCTAAAATCAACTTTAGGAACTGCCTTTTCCTCTTCTGGTGTTTGAAGGAAATCTGCTGCTTTAAATCCAAACATCCCAGCGATAATATTGCTTGGGAAAGTTTCTAATTTTACATTGTAGTTGCTGACAACACTGTTGTAAAGTTGACGAGAGTAAGAAATTTTATTTTCTGTGTTTGTCAACTCCTCTTGCAATTTAACAAAGTTTGCACTAGCTTTCAAATCTGGATAGCTTTCTGCAACTGCAAAAATACCTGAAACCTGACGAGTGAGGGCATCACTAGCTTTCATAGCTTCTGCTGGTGAAGTCGCTGCTGCCACTTGATTACGCAGTTC is a window of Streptococcus mitis DNA encoding:
- the pyrR gene encoding bifunctional pyr operon transcriptional regulator/uracil phosphoribosyltransferase PyrR, whose product is MKTKEVVDELTVKRAITRITYEIIERNKDLNKIVLAGIKTRGVFIAHRIQERLEQLENLSVPVVELDTKPFRDDVKSGEDTSLVSVDVTDREVILVDDVLYTGRTIRAAIDNIVGHGRPARVSLAVLVDRGHRELPIRPDYVGKNIPTSRSEEIIVEMAELDGQDRVLITEEA
- the nth gene encoding endonuclease III; its protein translation is MVLSKKRARKVLEEIIALFPDAKPSLDFTNHFELLVAVMLSAQTTDAAVNKATPGLFAAFPTPQAMSVATENEIASHISRLGLYRNKAKFLKKCAQQLLDDFDGQVPQTREELESLAGVGRKTANVVMSVGFGIPAFAVDTHVERICKHHDIVKKSATPLEVEKRVMDILPPEKWLAAHQAMIYFGRAICHPKNPECDQYPQLYDFSNL
- a CDS encoding YceD family protein; this encodes MKLNIQEIRKQPEGLHFEQTLDLAADLRARNQEILDVKDILAVGKVQYEDRMYFLDYQLSYTIVLASSRSMEPVELVESYPVTEVFMEGATNQLDQEVLDDDLVLPIENGELDLAESVSDNILLNIPIKVLTAEEEAGQGFVSGNDWQIMTEEEYQAQQAVKKEENSPFAGLQGLFDGDE
- a CDS encoding helicase BlpT gives rise to the protein MENKELIANATQLLSELNKSFQSCKQGTADDIRLQELLNTTLQELKKAEKLNNSILIDLEKFYQRTSLLIGLGSLKLNDQARTAWRNYDKFHYEHVKHVLTLYGPVFGF
- a CDS encoding ATP-binding cassette domain-containing protein; protein product: MHYRHSRKGNNMIKINHLTITQNKDLRDLVSDLTMTIQDGEKVAIIGEEGNGKSTLLKTLMGEALPDFTIRGDIQYDYQSLAYIPQKLPEELKKKTLHDYFFLDSLDLDYSILYRLAEELHFDGDRFASNQEIGSLSGGEALKIQLIHELAKPFEILFLDEPSNDLDLETVDWLKRQIQKMRQTVIFISHDEDFLSETADTIVHLRLFKHRKEAETLVEHLDYDCYSEQRKANFAKQSKQAANDQRAYDKTMEKHRRVKQNVETALRATKDSTAGRLLAKKMKTVLSQEKRYEKAAQSMTQKPLEEEQIQLFFSDIQPLPTSKVLIQLEKESLSIRERVLAQELQLTVRGQEKIGIIGPNGIGKSTLLAKLQQLLNDKREISLGFMPQDYHKKLQLDLSPIAYLSKTGEKEELQKIQSHLASLNFSYPEMQHQIRSLSGGQQGKLLLLDLVLRKPNFLLLDEPTRNFSPTSQPEIRKLFATYPGGLITVSHDRRFLKDVCSIIYRLTEHGLEVVNLDDL
- the htpX gene encoding zinc metalloprotease HtpX, which codes for MLFDQIASNKRKTWILLLVFFLLLALVGYAVGYLFMRSGIGGLVIALIIGFIYALSMIFQSTEIVMSMNGAREVDEQTAPDLYHVVEDMAMVAQIPMPRVFIIDDPALNAFATGSNPQNAAVAATSGLLAIMNREELEAVMGHEVSHIRNYDIRISTIAVALASAITMLSSMAGRMMWWGGAGRRRSDDDRDGNGLEIIMLVVSLLAIVLAPLAATLVQLAISRQREFLADASSVELTRNPQGMINALRKLDNSKPMSRPVDDASSALYINDPKKGGGFQKLFYTHPPISERIERLKHM
- a CDS encoding LemA family protein; translated protein: MTWIILGVLALVVIFVIVSYNGLVKNRMQTKEAWSQIDVQLKRRNDLLPNLIETVKGYAKYEGSTLEKVAELRNQVAAATSPAEAMKASDALTRQVSGIFAVAESYPDLKASANFVKLQEELTNTENKISYSRQLYNSVVSNYNVKLETFPSNIIAGMFGFKAADFLQTPEEEKAVPKVDFSGLGD